A region from the Limnochordia bacterium genome encodes:
- a CDS encoding U32 family peptidase, with translation MVELLAPAGSFDALRAAVENGADSVYVGGTAFSARAYAANFDQRQLVEAVDYCHIRGVRLYVTVNTIVADPELEELVDHLRFLHEIGVDALIVQDLAVVELAKEFTRIPLHASTQMTVHNPSDLRVLEELGISRVVLARELSLEEISLLRAASPIEIEIFAHGALCVSYSGQCLFSSLLGGRSGNRGRCAQPCRMRYCLNLPGSKGLAGYLLSTKDLCTLERLGSIVQSGVAALKIEGRMKAPEYVAIVTKVYREALDRAIGDPLGFVAREEERNQLEAAFSRGFTLGHLWGSRGEQLVNYHYPGNRGVYQGQVVKVSQDRVWVKIDKKLIEKEQVQFWETNNGPRKSTVLDLRQGSRPVKTADAGSIVNWRHRGRVSMGDEVYKRVTDPQAIDTYTSPRCWRTVPVRIKATAMVGQPFTLELWDDDGNYVKQISQGVGQPARTQPLTEEVVSEKLLQLGNVPFRAEECEVIITGEVMVPLGEIKRVRRKAFELLSELRTNHFRRPAIDSSYQIIHPSVRPKEGTNPKLAVYINEKEAIVPLSEAGADLIYFGGERFKGGHNQCQSAVYPLEEYVAARDLAKKQEIELLWAFPRITQRRELAEIVRIVEAAEDDLPQGFLVGNLGTLYALRGKGPLGADFSFNVYNRIALKRMGDLGCARVCLSVELTLSQISTIATGATPTEVIVHGRLPLMVSEYCPGQLLGCQHCLGDGRGALVDRMNFTFPIRTDGSCRMHLFNSKELAALRTIPTLKRVGVSVIRLDLRLHQLPEAITIVRLYREALSADDEGLASIEGELLDMLRGDYTLGHFYRGV, from the coding sequence ATGGTGGAACTATTGGCACCCGCGGGGAGTTTTGATGCTTTACGGGCTGCCGTGGAAAATGGGGCAGACAGTGTTTACGTTGGTGGGACTGCCTTCAGTGCTCGGGCCTATGCAGCGAATTTTGATCAAAGGCAACTAGTGGAAGCCGTTGACTATTGTCACATCCGGGGGGTAAGGCTTTACGTTACGGTAAATACCATTGTAGCCGATCCGGAGCTAGAGGAGTTAGTAGACCATCTGCGCTTTCTCCACGAAATTGGTGTTGACGCACTGATTGTCCAGGATTTGGCGGTAGTGGAACTGGCCAAGGAATTCACCAGGATTCCTCTCCATGCTAGTACCCAGATGACGGTGCATAATCCCTCGGATCTTAGGGTCCTTGAGGAACTTGGCATTAGCCGGGTTGTCCTTGCTAGGGAACTTTCCTTGGAGGAGATATCCCTGCTGAGGGCCGCCAGCCCCATTGAGATTGAGATTTTTGCCCACGGTGCCCTTTGCGTTTCCTATTCAGGCCAGTGTCTTTTCAGTTCACTTCTGGGTGGGCGCAGTGGTAACCGAGGTAGATGTGCCCAACCCTGTCGGATGAGGTATTGTCTGAACTTACCCGGCAGTAAGGGTCTAGCCGGGTATCTGCTAAGCACCAAGGATTTATGTACTCTTGAACGTCTTGGCTCTATTGTGCAAAGCGGGGTAGCAGCCCTAAAGATTGAAGGGCGAATGAAGGCACCGGAATATGTGGCTATCGTCACCAAAGTATACCGGGAGGCACTGGACCGAGCCATTGGGGATCCTCTGGGCTTTGTAGCTAGGGAGGAAGAAAGAAACCAGTTGGAGGCCGCCTTTAGCAGAGGGTTTACTTTGGGCCATTTGTGGGGTAGTCGGGGTGAGCAGTTAGTTAACTATCATTACCCGGGCAATCGGGGTGTTTACCAAGGACAGGTAGTTAAGGTGAGTCAGGATCGGGTTTGGGTCAAGATAGATAAAAAACTCATAGAAAAGGAACAGGTTCAGTTTTGGGAAACGAATAATGGCCCTCGTAAGAGCACTGTCCTTGATCTGCGCCAAGGAAGTAGACCGGTTAAGACCGCTGACGCTGGGTCCATTGTTAATTGGCGGCATCGGGGTAGAGTAAGCATGGGCGATGAGGTATACAAGCGGGTCACCGACCCCCAAGCCATTGATACTTATACATCCCCCCGGTGTTGGCGCACTGTGCCGGTAAGAATCAAGGCAACGGCAATGGTCGGTCAACCCTTTACCTTGGAGCTTTGGGATGATGACGGGAACTATGTGAAACAAATAAGCCAGGGGGTGGGTCAACCTGCCCGTACCCAGCCACTGACCGAGGAGGTTGTTTCGGAAAAACTGCTGCAATTGGGTAATGTCCCCTTCCGGGCTGAGGAGTGTGAAGTGATTATTACCGGTGAAGTAATGGTGCCCTTAGGGGAGATAAAACGGGTGCGCAGGAAGGCCTTTGAGCTCTTGTCGGAGCTACGCACCAACCATTTTCGGCGACCGGCTATTGACTCAAGTTACCAAATCATTCATCCATCGGTCCGCCCGAAAGAAGGAACTAATCCCAAACTAGCGGTATATATCAATGAGAAGGAAGCCATTGTGCCCTTAAGTGAGGCGGGGGCGGATCTTATCTACTTCGGCGGGGAAAGATTCAAAGGTGGCCACAACCAGTGTCAAAGTGCGGTCTATCCCTTGGAGGAGTACGTTGCCGCAAGGGATCTAGCTAAGAAGCAGGAAATAGAGCTTTTGTGGGCTTTTCCTCGAATCACCCAGCGCAGAGAGCTGGCGGAGATTGTGCGGATTGTCGAAGCAGCCGAGGACGATCTGCCCCAGGGATTTCTAGTTGGTAACCTTGGTACTCTCTATGCACTAAGAGGCAAGGGTCCCCTTGGGGCAGACTTCTCGTTTAACGTTTATAACCGCATCGCACTGAAGCGGATGGGTGATCTAGGATGTGCAAGGGTGTGCTTGTCTGTGGAGTTGACCCTCTCTCAGATTAGTACCATTGCCACTGGGGCTACTCCCACCGAGGTCATTGTCCACGGACGATTGCCATTGATGGTTTCTGAGTATTGTCCAGGTCAGCTTCTTGGTTGTCAGCATTGTCTGGGGGACGGGAGAGGGGCTTTAGTAGATCGGATGAATTTTACTTTTCCGATTCGTACCGATGGCTCTTGCCGCATGCATTTGTTCAATTCCAAGGAACTTGCGGCCCTTAGAACTATACCTACACTTAAACGGGTGGGAGTTTCAGTGATTCGCCTAGATCTGCGATTGCATCAGTTGCCCGAGGCTATTACCATTGTCCGCCTGTACCGGGAGGCCTTGTCTGCTGACGATGAGGGCTTAGCCAGTATTGAGGGGGAGCTTCTAGATATGCTAAGAGGGGACTATACTCTAGGACATTTTTACCGGGGAGTCTGA